The following are encoded together in the Prionailurus viverrinus isolate Anna chromosome B3, UM_Priviv_1.0, whole genome shotgun sequence genome:
- the IRF9 gene encoding interferon regulatory factor 9 isoform X4 has protein sequence MKHLANRYCLRRCLGQRPGLSPGTTPREFSSRQQIPEKMASGRARCTRKLRNWVVEQVESGQFPGVCWDDAAKTMFRIPWKHAGKQDFREDQDAAFFKAWAIFKGKYKEGDTEGPAIWKTRLRCALNKSPEFEEVPENGHRDGAEPYKVYRLLPSGTLPAQPGTQKSPSKRHYSSVSSEREEDEGTTKNCILSPSLIEDPLKNEEVGASGEAGHSEFGSSSSSNSPEPQEGTDTTEAPFQGDQVSLESLPPPDSDYSLLLTFIYGGRVVGEAQVQSLDCRLVAEPSGSQYGMEQVVFPKPDPREPTQRLLSQIERGVLVASNSRGLFVQRLCPIPISWNAPQAPPGPGPHLLPSNECVELFRTTYFCRDPSLQPRHGTLHLSGAHTSCGALCSALAAVWQPAFPSQGLGR, from the exons ATGAAGCATCTTGCAAACAGATACTGCCTTCGCAGATGCTTGGGGCAGAGACCGGGCCTCTCCCCAGGAACCACACCAAGGGAGTTCTCTTCCAGACAACAGATTCCTGAAAA GATGGCATCGGGCCGGGCACGCTGCACCCGAAAGCTGCGGAACTGGGTGGTGGAGCAAGTGGAGAGCGGGCAGTTCCCGGGGGTGTGCTGGGACGATGCAGCTAAGACCATGTTCCGGATTCCTTGGAAGCATGCAGGCAAGCAGGACTTCCGGGAGGACCAGGATGCCGCTTTCTTCAAG GCATGGGCGATATTTAAGGGGAAGtacaaggagggagacacagaaggccCTGCTATCTGGAAGACTCGTCTGCGCTGTGCTCTCAACAAGAGCCCCGAATTTGAGGAGGTTCCTGAAAATGGCCATAGGGATGGAGCTGAGCCCTACAAGGTGTATCGGCTGCTGCCATCGGGGACCCTCCCTG CCCAGCCAGGGACCCAGAAATCACCATCAAAGCGACATTACAGTTCTGTGTCCTCTGAGAGGGAAGAGGATGAGGGTACCACAAAGAACTGCATACTCAGTCCCTCTTTGATTGAGGACCCCCTCAAAAAC gaggaggtgggggccagTGGGGAAGCAGGCCATTCAGAAtttgggagcagcagcagcagcaacagcccTGAGCCTCAGGAAG GTACAGACACAACAGAAGCCCCTTTCCAAGGAGATCAGGTGTCATTGGAGAGTCTGCCTCCTCCAGACTCAG ACTACTCGCTGCTGCTTACCTTCATCTATGGTGGGCGCGTGGTGGGCGAAGCCCAGGTGCAGAGCCTGGACTGCCGCCTTGTGGCTGAGCCCTCAGGCTCCCAGTATGGGATGGAGCAGGTGGTGTTTCCCAAGCCTGACCCACGAGAGCCCACCCAGCGCCTGCTGAGCCAGATCGAGAGAGGTGTCCTAGTGGCCAGCAACTCCAGAGGCCTCTTTGTGCAGcgtctctgccccatccccatctCCTGGAACGCGCCCCAGGCGCCACCCGGTCCAGGCCCGCATCTGCTGCCCAGCAATGAGTGCGTGGAGCTCTTCAGAACCACCTACTTCTGCAGAG ATCCTTCGTTACAGCCCAGGCATGGCACCCTGCACTTGAGCGGTGCACACACATCCTGTGGGGCCCTGTGCTCAGCCCTGGCAGCTGTCTGGCAGCCAGCCTTCCCCAGCCAAGGTCTCGGAAGATGA
- the IRF9 gene encoding interferon regulatory factor 9 isoform X3: MKHLANRYCLRRCLGQRPGLSPGTTPREFSSRQQIPEKMASGRARCTRKLRNWVVEQVESGQFPGVCWDDAAKTMFRIPWKHAGKQDFREDQDAAFFKAWAIFKGKYKEGDTEGPAIWKTRLRCALNKSPEFEEVPENGHRDGAEPYKVYRLLPSGTLPAQPGTQKSPSKRHYSSVSSEREEDEGTTKNCILSPSLIEDPLKNEEVGASGEAGHSEFGSSSSSNSPEPQEGTDTTEAPFQGDQVSLESLPPPDSDYSLLLTFIYGGRVVGEAQVQSLDCRLVAEPSGSQYGMEQVVFPKPDPREPTQRLLSQIERGVLVASNSRGLFVQRLCPIPISWNAPQAPPGPGPHLLPSNECVELFRTTYFCRVDPSLQPRHGTLHLSGAHTSCGALCSALAAVWQPAFPSQGLGR, from the exons ATGAAGCATCTTGCAAACAGATACTGCCTTCGCAGATGCTTGGGGCAGAGACCGGGCCTCTCCCCAGGAACCACACCAAGGGAGTTCTCTTCCAGACAACAGATTCCTGAAAA GATGGCATCGGGCCGGGCACGCTGCACCCGAAAGCTGCGGAACTGGGTGGTGGAGCAAGTGGAGAGCGGGCAGTTCCCGGGGGTGTGCTGGGACGATGCAGCTAAGACCATGTTCCGGATTCCTTGGAAGCATGCAGGCAAGCAGGACTTCCGGGAGGACCAGGATGCCGCTTTCTTCAAG GCATGGGCGATATTTAAGGGGAAGtacaaggagggagacacagaaggccCTGCTATCTGGAAGACTCGTCTGCGCTGTGCTCTCAACAAGAGCCCCGAATTTGAGGAGGTTCCTGAAAATGGCCATAGGGATGGAGCTGAGCCCTACAAGGTGTATCGGCTGCTGCCATCGGGGACCCTCCCTG CCCAGCCAGGGACCCAGAAATCACCATCAAAGCGACATTACAGTTCTGTGTCCTCTGAGAGGGAAGAGGATGAGGGTACCACAAAGAACTGCATACTCAGTCCCTCTTTGATTGAGGACCCCCTCAAAAAC gaggaggtgggggccagTGGGGAAGCAGGCCATTCAGAAtttgggagcagcagcagcagcaacagcccTGAGCCTCAGGAAG GTACAGACACAACAGAAGCCCCTTTCCAAGGAGATCAGGTGTCATTGGAGAGTCTGCCTCCTCCAGACTCAG ACTACTCGCTGCTGCTTACCTTCATCTATGGTGGGCGCGTGGTGGGCGAAGCCCAGGTGCAGAGCCTGGACTGCCGCCTTGTGGCTGAGCCCTCAGGCTCCCAGTATGGGATGGAGCAGGTGGTGTTTCCCAAGCCTGACCCACGAGAGCCCACCCAGCGCCTGCTGAGCCAGATCGAGAGAGGTGTCCTAGTGGCCAGCAACTCCAGAGGCCTCTTTGTGCAGcgtctctgccccatccccatctCCTGGAACGCGCCCCAGGCGCCACCCGGTCCAGGCCCGCATCTGCTGCCCAGCAATGAGTGCGTGGAGCTCTTCAGAACCACCTACTTCTGCAGAG TAGATCCTTCGTTACAGCCCAGGCATGGCACCCTGCACTTGAGCGGTGCACACACATCCTGTGGGGCCCTGTGCTCAGCCCTGGCAGCTGTCTGGCAGCCAGCCTTCCCCAGCCAAGGTCTCGGAAGATGA
- the IRF9 gene encoding interferon regulatory factor 9 isoform X2, giving the protein MKHLANRYCLRRCLGQRPGLSPGTTPREFSSRQQIPEKMASGRARCTRKLRNWVVEQVESGQFPGVCWDDAAKTMFRIPWKHAGKQDFREDQDAAFFKAWAIFKGKYKEGDTEGPAIWKTRLRCALNKSPEFEEVPENGHRDGAEPYKVYRLLPSGTLPAQPGTQKSPSKRHYSSVSSEREEDEGTTKNCILSPSLIEDPLKNEEVGASGEAGHSEFGSSSSSNSPEPQEGTDTTEAPFQGDQVSLESLPPPDSDYSLLLTFIYGGRVVGEAQVQSLDCRLVAEPSGSQYGMEQVVFPKPDPREPTQRLLSQIERGVLVASNSRGLFVQRLCPIPISWNAPQAPPGPGPHLLPSNECVELFRTTYFCRDLARYFQGLGPPPKFQVTLNFWEESPGPSHTPKSLITVQMFTGDLK; this is encoded by the exons ATGAAGCATCTTGCAAACAGATACTGCCTTCGCAGATGCTTGGGGCAGAGACCGGGCCTCTCCCCAGGAACCACACCAAGGGAGTTCTCTTCCAGACAACAGATTCCTGAAAA GATGGCATCGGGCCGGGCACGCTGCACCCGAAAGCTGCGGAACTGGGTGGTGGAGCAAGTGGAGAGCGGGCAGTTCCCGGGGGTGTGCTGGGACGATGCAGCTAAGACCATGTTCCGGATTCCTTGGAAGCATGCAGGCAAGCAGGACTTCCGGGAGGACCAGGATGCCGCTTTCTTCAAG GCATGGGCGATATTTAAGGGGAAGtacaaggagggagacacagaaggccCTGCTATCTGGAAGACTCGTCTGCGCTGTGCTCTCAACAAGAGCCCCGAATTTGAGGAGGTTCCTGAAAATGGCCATAGGGATGGAGCTGAGCCCTACAAGGTGTATCGGCTGCTGCCATCGGGGACCCTCCCTG CCCAGCCAGGGACCCAGAAATCACCATCAAAGCGACATTACAGTTCTGTGTCCTCTGAGAGGGAAGAGGATGAGGGTACCACAAAGAACTGCATACTCAGTCCCTCTTTGATTGAGGACCCCCTCAAAAAC gaggaggtgggggccagTGGGGAAGCAGGCCATTCAGAAtttgggagcagcagcagcagcaacagcccTGAGCCTCAGGAAG GTACAGACACAACAGAAGCCCCTTTCCAAGGAGATCAGGTGTCATTGGAGAGTCTGCCTCCTCCAGACTCAG ACTACTCGCTGCTGCTTACCTTCATCTATGGTGGGCGCGTGGTGGGCGAAGCCCAGGTGCAGAGCCTGGACTGCCGCCTTGTGGCTGAGCCCTCAGGCTCCCAGTATGGGATGGAGCAGGTGGTGTTTCCCAAGCCTGACCCACGAGAGCCCACCCAGCGCCTGCTGAGCCAGATCGAGAGAGGTGTCCTAGTGGCCAGCAACTCCAGAGGCCTCTTTGTGCAGcgtctctgccccatccccatctCCTGGAACGCGCCCCAGGCGCCACCCGGTCCAGGCCCGCATCTGCTGCCCAGCAATGAGTGCGTGGAGCTCTTCAGAACCACCTACTTCTGCAGAG ACCTGGCCAGGTACTTCCAGGGCCTGGGCCCCCCACCCAAGTTCCAGGTGACTCTGAACTTCTGGGAGGAGAGCCCTGGCCCCAGCCACACCCCGAAGAGTCTTATCACAGTGCAG atgTTCACTggggatttaaaataa
- the IRF9 gene encoding interferon regulatory factor 9 isoform X1, with protein MKHLANRYCLRRCLGQRPGLSPGTTPREFSSRQQIPEKMASGRARCTRKLRNWVVEQVESGQFPGVCWDDAAKTMFRIPWKHAGKQDFREDQDAAFFKAWAIFKGKYKEGDTEGPAIWKTRLRCALNKSPEFEEVPENGHRDGAEPYKVYRLLPSGTLPAQPGTQKSPSKRHYSSVSSEREEDEGTTKNCILSPSLIEDPLKNEEVGASGEAGHSEFGSSSSSNSPEPQEGTDTTEAPFQGDQVSLESLPPPDSDYSLLLTFIYGGRVVGEAQVQSLDCRLVAEPSGSQYGMEQVVFPKPDPREPTQRLLSQIERGVLVASNSRGLFVQRLCPIPISWNAPQAPPGPGPHLLPSNECVELFRTTYFCRDLARYFQGLGPPPKFQVTLNFWEESPGPSHTPKSLITVQMEQAFARRLLEETPEEQAAALSLLQSLGDPPSSSSLCSSYLL; from the exons ATGAAGCATCTTGCAAACAGATACTGCCTTCGCAGATGCTTGGGGCAGAGACCGGGCCTCTCCCCAGGAACCACACCAAGGGAGTTCTCTTCCAGACAACAGATTCCTGAAAA GATGGCATCGGGCCGGGCACGCTGCACCCGAAAGCTGCGGAACTGGGTGGTGGAGCAAGTGGAGAGCGGGCAGTTCCCGGGGGTGTGCTGGGACGATGCAGCTAAGACCATGTTCCGGATTCCTTGGAAGCATGCAGGCAAGCAGGACTTCCGGGAGGACCAGGATGCCGCTTTCTTCAAG GCATGGGCGATATTTAAGGGGAAGtacaaggagggagacacagaaggccCTGCTATCTGGAAGACTCGTCTGCGCTGTGCTCTCAACAAGAGCCCCGAATTTGAGGAGGTTCCTGAAAATGGCCATAGGGATGGAGCTGAGCCCTACAAGGTGTATCGGCTGCTGCCATCGGGGACCCTCCCTG CCCAGCCAGGGACCCAGAAATCACCATCAAAGCGACATTACAGTTCTGTGTCCTCTGAGAGGGAAGAGGATGAGGGTACCACAAAGAACTGCATACTCAGTCCCTCTTTGATTGAGGACCCCCTCAAAAAC gaggaggtgggggccagTGGGGAAGCAGGCCATTCAGAAtttgggagcagcagcagcagcaacagcccTGAGCCTCAGGAAG GTACAGACACAACAGAAGCCCCTTTCCAAGGAGATCAGGTGTCATTGGAGAGTCTGCCTCCTCCAGACTCAG ACTACTCGCTGCTGCTTACCTTCATCTATGGTGGGCGCGTGGTGGGCGAAGCCCAGGTGCAGAGCCTGGACTGCCGCCTTGTGGCTGAGCCCTCAGGCTCCCAGTATGGGATGGAGCAGGTGGTGTTTCCCAAGCCTGACCCACGAGAGCCCACCCAGCGCCTGCTGAGCCAGATCGAGAGAGGTGTCCTAGTGGCCAGCAACTCCAGAGGCCTCTTTGTGCAGcgtctctgccccatccccatctCCTGGAACGCGCCCCAGGCGCCACCCGGTCCAGGCCCGCATCTGCTGCCCAGCAATGAGTGCGTGGAGCTCTTCAGAACCACCTACTTCTGCAGAG ACCTGGCCAGGTACTTCCAGGGCCTGGGCCCCCCACCCAAGTTCCAGGTGACTCTGAACTTCTGGGAGGAGAGCCCTGGCCCCAGCCACACCCCGAAGAGTCTTATCACAGTGCAG ATGGAACAGGCCTTTGCCCGACGTTTACTGGAGGAGACTCCTGAGGAGCAGGCAGCCGCTCTCTCCCTGCTGCAGAGCCTGGGAGACCCGCCTTCCTCCTCTTCACTCTGTTCCTCCTATCTCCTTTGA